A stretch of DNA from Oxyura jamaicensis isolate SHBP4307 breed ruddy duck chromosome 18, BPBGC_Ojam_1.0, whole genome shotgun sequence:
gatctgcagaaaaaaaattgaaaatttaacTAAAATACACAGAGAGATTGGCCCAACTAATAACATACAAAGAGCATCAAATCTTTTAAACACTTTTCTAACAATTCTTCACCTCACTGTGAGCAGGGTAGAAGTGAGCCAGCTTTCAATTTTGTCTCAGCTGGAAGATTTTTTGAAAACTGCCAACTTACCTGCTAGGGCTAAGGTCTGGgaattttgtggttttgtttttaaataaatgtcagaCCTTTGGCTTACTGTGAATTAGCGTAGCTCCGTTGAAGCCTGCCACAACATCTAAGTTTTCAAAGGTCTTTAGATGCATGGATACATAGATAGATGGATACCTAGTAGAATTTTAAGCAGATGAACTTTCTATCTTTCAACTCAGATCAGCCTTGACAGATACcatctctgtattttaatgcttaagtgtttttttaaagtatggccctaaatctgcattttttctgttaagaaatTAACTATGAGTGATATAGCATCACTTTATGGTGATAATCCTAGGTGACAAATTTCATGTTCAGAGAACGTTAGGGGGAAGGCTTATCCtgttacaaaaatatacaaacatgGTTATATCTTCTTTTTTGGCATCCAAAACAACCATTGGGAATTGGAAGAGTTTAGGATTAATACTTATATTTTACAAGCTTATACTTGTCTTACCCCCCCAGGTTCACAGTTTCTGAATGTAGTGACAAGTTTGTATAACTGTGTGCAAAatacacaaggaaaaaataggaTGACCATAGCACAAACCTAACGTGCATGACATTCTGTTGGCATGTGGCATATTGTTACCAGTTGGCTTATGAGTAGTGTCCGCTTTCTGGCTGCACTTTGGAGCATGTTTTCCCATTTAACTTTATGATGCATATAATGAACAGAGGCAGTAAAGCAAATTATGCTGTCTATTACACTGATGTTGAAATGATAAACAGAACTGGTAACCCAGAGAAGCACCatgaaaatgctttgtgttaATGCTTACCAGCATGTGTACTAAGCAGTGAactccatttaaaaaatcagcagttaGCTGATTATAGCAGATGAGATACTGAAGAACAAGCTCAACTCTTGGCAGGTCAGACTATATCTCAGATATCTCAAGGATGAAAACTACAAGTTTCATCCTGCCACAGTCTTAGTGAAAGCTAAGTGAACAAGActtaaacagataaaaaatagTTGGAAAAAGAAGCATAAGCAGACAGGAGAGAAACTGGAACAATCTCAAGCAATGTTAATCAGAATGTTGTGCGGTCACCAACTTATATCCATTTAGCAGATAAATGCATAACCAAATGTTTTATTAGTATGAACTACACTGGCACAGCTGATGCCTAAGGCTCTTATGTTCCCTGCCACTGTTCTGTTCTACTGCCAGACACCTTTCAGTGCAAGGTGCTTCCTCCAGCCATTGGTTAttctctcctcttccagttTGTGGTTctgcctttattaaaaaaaaaaaaaaaaaaaaaaagtatgtgctgtaaatatatatatatttatataccaATTGCTGGGTAGCCAAAACTGTTAGATTGGATGGACTAAATCCCTGTTGCAGTGTGGGAAGCAATGTGGATTCAACCAGTGTTCAAGGAATTGTTCTTCTGATCTCTGCTCCAAGCGCTGGATGTAAAGCATATGCTCCTatttaaagacaagaaaatataatttaattatgcAATCACTCAGGTCTGATGTCAGGCCAATGAACCAAGATAATTTTACAGCATTTACAAGAGGAATGTATTTACTCCTGAAAATTATCAAATGTAATGAAATGAGGTTGTGAGTCAGCTTGTCCCAATGTAGCAGTACTTAATGATTGACATCATCAGCCATATTAGTAAACACGTTGAGCACGAATCTTGCAATAATATTCATTAATTAAGAATTCCACATACACATTTCTTATTGGCACATCTACACAGAAACCTCTGTTGGTCCTGGGGGTACAGAAGGAGTCTCGGACAGGTCTGTTGCATCctcttttgaaaatttattcctactgattaaaaaacattaaacctTTATAGGATCATGTGGCAGTGCTCTGAGGGGGTCCAGTACACACTGTCCATCAGTGCTGATTGGTCTTTGTGTGACAGATAAATAATTTCCTATAGTAACATACAGGTTTTATGGAGTAAGCAACAAGTTCTCAAGTGAGCCATGTGCCAAAAACTTGACCTCCATTgggaaatttgcttttaaaaaagttacaGTCTCAGTGCATGTGGACTTTTGTGTATATgagatagatttttttcaaaatgtaccCCGTTGCTTAGCACACTGAGCATTCCAGCAATCGAAGCTGTAGTGTAAACCTTTTACAGTGGCCAAGTATTCCTGCTGTCATCCAGTTCTCTGCTCTTTGAGCTGCTCAGAGGGTTGGTGcacaggagggcagcaggaagCATATACTGTGCTCTGTGTTCCTCACAGTGCAAAGGAACTTGGCTCAAATCCCTCAGTGAAGCTGCATTATGAACTTGAAGAGGACTATACAACTGTGAAGATGGTACATGATAAAAATAGGGCCTCGGTCaaaggaagattaaaatatGCTAGTAtcataaatgacattttaaaataataagagaTGGCAGATCTTGTCTGTAAGTGAACAGGCATTTTTAGTGAAACCACTGTGGAAGTCAAATTGTTTCATAAAGAATTGCAAATTAAATTCCCTAGCTCAGCATGATCTGGCCTAGTACAAACagtttttgcttaaaatagCTGAACAGAGGCAGGTTCATCCCAGCACTAACTTCATTCTGCTACAAGGAATCCAtgcaaaatcagtttttctctttgagaCTGTGGTAGAATTGTGCACAGGGATACACGGCCATGACCCTTCATTCACAGTGGTTAATCTCTATGTTCAACATGGCAGGGGGGGATGGATTTTTTATTgaaagatatttccttttctactgAAAACCCTGACATTtagtgagaaaaacaaatattctatgtttcagttttcttacagaaaaaaagagtgttgctgtacagaaaaaaaaaatctattggaATTTCTCATCAAAAAAGAGCTCAACAAAGTGTTTGCCAGTCCAGTCATGGTAGGATGGAAAGTGGCCAGGATATAGCAGCAGAGGTCAGTAATCAAATGCTTCTCTAGCCCTAATTCCCTCTACTCTCCACATGTATATGTGTAACTGCTTGTAATACACAATGTAACTCAATCCAACTTCActgttttagttattttatatttaagataTTTACTATATAATGTACTATGTAATCGTGGTGGTATACCAAAACATAAGCATGGATGGGATGTATTCCCACTAATTTGCAAAAACTACAAGGCTTGCTTAACAACAGCATGGAAACCAACCCAATCTTGAATGTTGTAGGCTGTCGTAAAGCCCATGCCTACATGTTTCTTGGCTCTGTTGTATAGTCTTAGTTGTACAAGATTGTTAACAAGCATAGTGTAATATTCTTGTGTCagctttgatttgttttggaCATCACAACTGACAAAGGAGTGTGTACATCAGAAGTGGTGTATGGCCAGCCACTAACtataggaaagagaaaaccacTTGCTGTTTCTGCAAGCCTGGCACACAGTGAGCTCAGTCTTGGGAGGTATATAGTGCTTTTCATGGCCTATGGAGTTCAGAAGTATTCATTCAGCACCTTGCTAAACTGAGCTCCTTGTATTCCTCATACATGCACAATCTATTGTGTGCTTTCTGGCTTCTGTGGTTTTTGCCTCTTCAGAACCATGTAATTCTTGCACAGTTTATTTACTTTGGAAAGAAATAGgcactaattttaaaataccttaagTGGCTCTTGAGAAGTGCAAAATTATATGTTACATCTTATCAAAGCAAGTAAAACAGAAGCCTTctaaattcttttctttctttcttttgtcgTAAAATGGTttagaaatgaataaatgtaaatattacttgcaaaaataatgctgttgCATTAAGCTAGCAGCTAAAAATGCCTACAATGTCGTGACAAACTATCCAATCTGCAGCATTCATATAAAAGTGAATGTAAGTAAGTGATTTTAACAGCTAGTTTAAAACTACCTCAATCTCCACACTGACCACTGACACCTGCATCTCCTTTCTGCCTTGAGTGCAGAATGTACTGTAAGTGGAAGACATTTCCTGTTATTTAGTTTTTCAGGAACAACCTGATGAACTCCACATTTCTAGAAATGAAAAGCCACTTTCTTCTCAATAATTTAATCAGCATTTTTGAACCGTGATAAATAATTTCCACATTCTGCAAGCATACGCTTCCTGAGCAATGTTCAGCACTTTCAGAATGCTACGTGACAGTAACTGAAAGAATGCAAAggagatttttaatatttcgcagagctcagctgctttAAAAGGTGATATTCATAACTTACTGCTTACAATTACATCTATAGAAGTCTAATATtaagcacatttttctttctttttttttttttttagttaatgtaatttaaaaatatcataaatCACCCTCATTGGCTCATCAGGGAAACCAGCTTTTCTTTGTCTGTCTTCACGACGAGTTCTCAGAATCTGTTTGGCttctttttcagtcaaaattGGTGAAGTGTCTAaagatggaaaagcagaaattagtTATGAAATTAtcataaaattaaagttttaccTATCAGTTGTAAAACTAAATGTCTCCAAACCTTATTTTTGTCTATATACAAAGTGTTCTTTCATTACAGCCCCTTCCCAGGGGATATTGCATTCCAGGAGATATGAGTGgaattttaaaccatttttttttaacttgggCTTTCTATAGTCTGGTTCTATCAGTGTGAAACAAACCGTACATATTAATGTTACTgtctaaaatgagaaaatataataGCACCATCTAACCAATAAACATTAGTAACTCTTCCAATACTTCGTTCTTTTCTGCATTGCTTTActttttagaattatttttctaagcaatgAGTTAGAATTTGTTGCAAATGAGAGATT
This window harbors:
- the C18H17orf67 gene encoding uncharacterized protein C17orf67 homolog codes for the protein MKKLLVFIFFLVLMTTFTDTSPILTEKEAKQILRTRREDRQRKAGFPDEPMREHMLYIQRLEQRSEEQFLEHWLNPHCFPHCNRDLVHPI